The Megasphaera stantonii genome includes a window with the following:
- the accB gene encoding acetyl-CoA carboxylase biotin carboxyl carrier protein: protein MLSLEEIKELVRILETSSLNKMELAYEDGKVLLEKGGAPVAVAVPQPMMPAVQPAAAPAEAPQPGEHIVEITAPIVGTFYSAPDPKAPPFVKVGSAVTPNTVVCVLEAMKLFTEVEAMVEGEITEVLVKDGEFVEFGQPLFKVKKGHVGA, encoded by the coding sequence TTGTTATCGCTAGAAGAAATCAAGGAATTAGTACGGATTCTTGAAACGTCATCCCTGAATAAGATGGAACTGGCCTATGAGGACGGAAAGGTCCTGCTGGAAAAGGGCGGCGCGCCCGTAGCCGTCGCCGTGCCGCAGCCGATGATGCCGGCTGTCCAGCCCGCCGCCGCTCCGGCTGAAGCCCCGCAGCCCGGCGAGCACATCGTCGAAATTACGGCGCCTATCGTAGGCACCTTCTACAGCGCACCGGACCCCAAGGCGCCTCCCTTCGTAAAGGTCGGCTCGGCCGTGACGCCGAATACGGTCGTCTGCGTATTGGAGGCGATGAAGCTCTTTACGGAAGTCGAAGCGATGGTAGAAGGCGAGATTACGGAAGTGCTGGTAAAAGACGGCGAGTTCGTCGAATTCGGCCAGCCGTTGTTCAAGGTGAAAAAAGGCCATGTCGGCGCATAG
- a CDS encoding biotin-dependent carboxyltransferase family protein → MSLNIIRPGLLTTIQDTGRYGYQKIGVIPSGAMDVYSLRLANILVGNDETEGALEITLMGPTIEFTSDTLIAITGGDFGPVIDGQKVPMHRPVAVKAGAILRFGPCVVGCRAYLAVAGGYDVPVVMGSKSTYLRAQFGGLEGRALRRGDLLNTKEPSEYGQQMMFNLLTRGAHSFTHARWSISKVHTTPERLRKPIKVMAGLQYDEFTEKAKYDFFGTDFLITTQSDRMGYRLNGPKLEMKRPLEMISEVAGLGTVQVPPNGMPIILMADHQTTAGYPVIGQVAQVDVARVAQLKPGDRMYFRLISNEEGERLFIDMERCMENIKIAVAGML, encoded by the coding sequence ATGAGTCTTAACATTATCCGCCCGGGCCTGCTGACGACGATTCAGGATACGGGACGCTATGGATACCAGAAGATCGGCGTCATCCCTTCAGGGGCGATGGACGTGTATTCCCTGCGGCTGGCGAATATACTGGTCGGCAATGATGAAACCGAAGGGGCTTTGGAAATCACCCTCATGGGGCCGACGATCGAGTTTACGTCGGATACGCTCATCGCTATTACCGGCGGCGATTTCGGCCCGGTGATCGACGGCCAGAAGGTGCCCATGCACCGTCCCGTCGCCGTCAAGGCCGGCGCGATCCTGCGCTTCGGCCCCTGTGTCGTCGGCTGCCGGGCCTATCTGGCCGTGGCCGGCGGGTACGACGTGCCCGTCGTCATGGGCAGCAAGAGCACCTATCTGCGGGCTCAGTTCGGCGGGTTGGAAGGGCGGGCCCTGCGCCGCGGCGATTTGCTGAATACGAAGGAGCCCAGCGAGTACGGCCAGCAGATGATGTTCAACCTGCTGACCCGCGGCGCTCATTCCTTTACGCATGCCCGCTGGAGCATCAGCAAGGTTCATACGACGCCGGAGCGGCTGCGCAAGCCGATTAAGGTCATGGCCGGACTGCAGTACGACGAGTTTACGGAAAAGGCCAAGTACGACTTCTTCGGGACGGACTTTCTCATTACGACACAGTCCGACCGCATGGGCTATCGCCTGAACGGCCCTAAGCTGGAAATGAAGCGGCCCCTGGAAATGATTTCCGAAGTTGCCGGGCTGGGAACCGTACAGGTGCCGCCCAACGGCATGCCCATCATCCTGATGGCTGACCACCAGACGACGGCAGGCTATCCCGTCATCGGCCAGGTCGCCCAGGTAGACGTAGCCCGCGTGGCCCAGCTCAAGCCGGGCGACCGCATGTATTTCAGGCTGATCAGCAACGAAGAAGGCGAGCGTCTGTTTATCGACATGGAACGCTGCATGGAAAATATAAAGATTGCCGTCGCAGGCATGCTATAA
- the pxpB gene encoding 5-oxoprolinase subunit PxpB, whose translation MNHEFTIKPLGEAGVLVNFGSTISPEIHCKVKALADYLETHPFAGMIEYVISYTSLAVYYNPFVVKKQAGKYKSDSALEITSAYLCRCMEQLADVQKETARVVQIPVCYGGEYGPDIDYVAQYNHLSVEEVIAIHTEPEYLVYMIGFCPGFPYLGGMDKRIATPRRDTPRVAIPACSIGIAGEQTGGYPLSTPGGWQIIGRTPMDMFSLKKEDDPSLLHAGDIVKFYAVSEEEFAALKEEYGHES comes from the coding sequence TTGAACCATGAATTTACGATAAAACCGTTAGGCGAAGCCGGCGTCCTCGTGAATTTCGGCAGTACGATCAGCCCGGAAATTCACTGCAAGGTCAAGGCGCTGGCCGATTATTTGGAAACCCATCCCTTCGCCGGGATGATAGAATACGTCATTTCGTATACGAGCCTGGCCGTGTACTACAATCCCTTCGTCGTCAAAAAGCAGGCCGGTAAGTATAAAAGCGACTCGGCCCTGGAGATTACGTCGGCGTACCTCTGCAGATGCATGGAACAGCTGGCCGACGTACAGAAGGAAACGGCCCGGGTCGTGCAGATTCCCGTATGCTACGGCGGAGAATACGGGCCGGATATCGACTATGTGGCCCAGTACAATCATTTGTCTGTAGAGGAAGTCATCGCCATCCATACGGAGCCGGAATACCTGGTGTACATGATCGGCTTCTGTCCGGGATTTCCCTATTTGGGCGGCATGGACAAGCGCATCGCCACGCCGCGCCGCGATACGCCGCGCGTAGCCATACCGGCCTGCAGCATCGGCATTGCCGGCGAACAGACCGGGGGATATCCCCTGAGCACGCCCGGCGGCTGGCAGATTATCGGGCGCACGCCGATGGATATGTTTTCCTTGAAGAAGGAAGACGATCCGAGCCTGCTGCACGCCGGCGACATCGTGAAGTTTTACGCCGTATCGGAAGAAGAATTTGCAGCCTTAAAGGAGGAATACGGCCATGAGTCTTAA
- a CDS encoding NRAMP family divalent metal transporter, with amino-acid sequence MKTKKGFDFSVLMGAAFLMATSSIGPGFLTQTTVFTEQLLASFGFVILTSIILDIGSQLNVWRVIGISGKRGQDVANMVLPGLGYVVAALIVMGGLGFNIGNIAGAGMGFSVIFGMDTVTGAVISAVIAISIFVFKEAGVLMDKFTQAAGVVMIVLTLYVAVSSAPPVGEAVMKTFVPDVIDPLAIVTLVGGTVGGYITFSGGHRLVDAGVVGKEALPQITRSSVTGVCLTGVMRVFLFLATLGVVASGLQLDPANPPASVFKLAVGDIGYKVFGVVMWSAAISSVIGAAYTSVSFIRTFSPKIENNYRWFVIAFIVFSTVVFAFVGQPVKTLILVGTLNGLILPVTLLVMIIAAHKKSIVGDYKHPVWMSIFGVIVVIMTAYMGVLTIMKQLPKLFM; translated from the coding sequence ATGAAAACTAAAAAAGGATTTGATTTCAGCGTGCTGATGGGCGCGGCCTTCCTGATGGCTACGTCGTCTATCGGCCCGGGATTTTTAACGCAGACGACCGTGTTTACGGAGCAGCTGCTGGCCAGCTTTGGCTTCGTCATCTTGACGTCTATTATTTTGGATATCGGCTCGCAGCTCAACGTATGGCGGGTCATCGGCATTTCGGGAAAGCGCGGCCAGGACGTGGCCAATATGGTCCTTCCCGGCTTGGGATACGTCGTGGCGGCCCTGATCGTCATGGGCGGCCTGGGCTTTAACATCGGCAATATCGCCGGCGCCGGCATGGGCTTCAGTGTCATCTTCGGCATGGATACCGTAACCGGCGCGGTCATCAGCGCAGTGATTGCCATTTCGATTTTCGTGTTTAAAGAGGCAGGCGTGCTCATGGACAAATTCACCCAGGCTGCCGGCGTGGTCATGATCGTGCTGACCTTGTACGTCGCCGTGTCTTCGGCCCCGCCTGTAGGCGAAGCGGTCATGAAGACCTTCGTGCCCGACGTCATCGATCCCTTGGCGATCGTCACCCTCGTCGGCGGCACCGTCGGCGGGTATATTACCTTCTCCGGCGGCCATCGCCTGGTCGACGCCGGCGTTGTCGGCAAGGAAGCGCTGCCCCAGATTACGCGCAGCTCCGTTACCGGCGTCTGCCTGACCGGCGTCATGCGCGTATTCCTGTTCCTGGCGACGCTGGGCGTCGTAGCCAGCGGCCTGCAGCTCGACCCGGCCAATCCGCCGGCTTCGGTATTCAAGCTGGCTGTCGGCGATATCGGCTACAAGGTCTTCGGCGTCGTCATGTGGTCGGCGGCTATTTCGTCGGTTATCGGCGCGGCCTATACGTCCGTTTCCTTTATCCGCACCTTCAGCCCTAAGATCGAAAACAACTACCGCTGGTTTGTCATCGCTTTCATCGTCTTTTCGACGGTCGTCTTTGCCTTCGTCGGACAGCCCGTCAAGACGCTGATCCTCGTAGGGACGCTGAACGGTCTGATCCTGCCGGTTACGCTGCTGGTCATGATCATCGCGGCCCATAAGAAATCGATCGTCGGCGATTACAAGCATCCGGTGTGGATGAGCATTTTCGGCGTCATCGTCGTTATCATGACGGCGTACATGGGCGTGCTGACTATTATGAAGCAGCTGCCTAAATTGTTTATGTGA
- a CDS encoding LamB/YcsF family protein, producing MMKIDLNSDLGESFGMYTIGNDSDVLNYVSSANIACGMHAGDPFVMHKTVRLALERGVAVGAHPGFMDLNGFGRRNIVMKPDEIYDLIVYQVGALSAFVKAEGGRLQHVKPHGALYNMAAKDQAMSEAIAKAVYDVDPQLVLFGLAGSWLVKAGEAAGLQTASEVFADRTYQEDGSLTPRTQPNAMITDDAASIRQVLTMITEGKVRTATGKDIPVKADTVCIHGDSPKALAFARSIGEALQKEQIQITSFIHR from the coding sequence ATGATGAAAATCGATTTAAACAGCGATTTGGGCGAAAGCTTCGGCATGTATACTATCGGCAACGACAGCGACGTCTTGAATTACGTCAGCTCGGCGAATATCGCCTGCGGCATGCATGCCGGCGACCCCTTCGTCATGCACAAGACGGTGCGCCTGGCTCTGGAACGGGGCGTGGCAGTCGGCGCGCATCCGGGCTTTATGGATTTGAACGGCTTCGGCCGCCGCAATATCGTCATGAAGCCCGATGAAATCTACGATTTAATCGTCTATCAGGTCGGGGCCCTGTCGGCCTTTGTCAAGGCCGAAGGCGGCAGGCTGCAGCACGTCAAGCCCCACGGAGCCCTGTACAACATGGCGGCCAAGGATCAGGCCATGTCCGAAGCGATTGCCAAGGCCGTGTACGATGTCGACCCGCAGCTGGTGCTGTTCGGCCTGGCCGGCAGCTGGCTGGTCAAAGCCGGGGAAGCTGCGGGATTGCAGACGGCCAGCGAGGTATTCGCCGACAGGACCTATCAGGAAGACGGGTCGCTGACGCCGCGGACGCAGCCGAACGCCATGATTACAGACGACGCCGCGTCGATACGGCAGGTACTGACGATGATTACCGAAGGCAAGGTCCGTACGGCGACGGGCAAGGATATTCCCGTCAAGGCCGATACGGTTTGCATTCACGGCGACAGCCCGAAGGCCCTGGCCTTTGCCAGGAGCATCGGCGAGGCGCTGCAGAAGGAACAGATTCAGATAACGTCCTTTATACACCGGTAA
- a CDS encoding MaoC/PaaZ C-terminal domain-containing protein: protein MMKLKLDEILVGKKMEPRYLEYNWRDVVLYALAVGAKRDDLMYTYEKYLKAIPTYGTVPYWGTVNVRPYQWMPLPASMLANDIIKPTISFLNMDHEIIMHRPIDPIKGTFQYQDVITDVYDRGEGKGAVVRTRIDVRDEAGNDVCTNYSTTFFHEAGGFGGAPMPKSPVQIPDRGPDVEIDDYISPVQNLLYRLTGDTNLVHVDPQYAQKMGFETSFMQGLCSFGFACRMAIGALIPGEPERMTRMAAQMTSVLFPDTPVMLQLWKMGEGTAYFKLVNKTTGKAVLNRGVFEWRN from the coding sequence ATGATGAAGCTGAAATTGGATGAAATCCTCGTAGGAAAAAAGATGGAGCCGCGCTATCTGGAGTACAACTGGCGCGACGTCGTATTGTACGCTTTGGCAGTCGGAGCCAAGCGGGACGATTTGATGTATACCTATGAGAAGTATTTGAAGGCCATCCCGACCTACGGTACCGTGCCGTACTGGGGGACGGTCAACGTCCGGCCGTATCAGTGGATGCCTCTGCCGGCGTCTATGCTGGCCAATGACATCATCAAGCCGACTATTTCCTTCTTGAACATGGACCACGAAATTATCATGCACCGGCCTATCGATCCGATTAAGGGAACCTTCCAGTACCAGGATGTTATTACAGACGTATACGACCGCGGCGAAGGCAAGGGCGCCGTCGTGCGCACGCGCATCGACGTGCGCGACGAGGCGGGCAACGACGTATGCACCAACTACTCGACGACCTTTTTTCACGAAGCCGGCGGCTTCGGCGGCGCGCCCATGCCCAAGAGCCCCGTCCAGATTCCCGACAGGGGTCCCGACGTTGAAATCGACGATTATATCAGCCCCGTGCAGAACCTCCTGTACCGCTTGACCGGCGATACGAATTTAGTGCACGTCGACCCGCAGTACGCCCAGAAGATGGGCTTTGAAACGTCGTTCATGCAGGGCCTGTGCTCCTTCGGCTTTGCCTGCCGCATGGCGATAGGCGCGCTGATTCCGGGCGAGCCGGAACGGATGACCCGCATGGCGGCGCAGATGACGTCAGTCTTGTTCCCCGATACGCCGGTTATGCTGCAGCTTTGGAAGATGGGTGAAGGAACGGCTTACTTCAAGCTGGTCAACAAGACGACGGGGAAGGCTGTCCTGAACCGCGGCGTTTTCGAATGGCGCAATTAA
- a CDS encoding CatA-like O-acetyltransferase, with amino-acid sequence MFHPIDWETWPRRDHFNYYYNQIKCRYTLTAHIDIAPLREFQKQRQLRFFPLMLYAIMRAVNENREFRMSFDGDGRLGYWDVVVPCYTVFHEEDKTFSDIWSEYDGDLRAFYDGVAADIETYKNGEGFVKAKPNQPPNFCPVSSVPWLHFTSFSQDTYAENSLLFPLIRFGKFEAAGKKVLLPLAVSVHHAVADGYHTCKLINDIEAAAARLDRYWQ; translated from the coding sequence ATGTTTCATCCCATCGACTGGGAAACGTGGCCCCGCAGGGACCATTTCAATTATTATTACAATCAAATCAAGTGCCGCTACACGCTGACGGCCCACATCGATATTGCGCCGCTGCGGGAGTTTCAGAAACAGCGGCAGCTGCGGTTTTTTCCTCTTATGTTGTATGCGATCATGCGGGCCGTCAATGAGAACAGGGAATTCCGCATGAGCTTTGACGGCGACGGCCGGCTGGGATACTGGGATGTCGTCGTGCCCTGTTATACGGTCTTTCACGAAGAGGATAAGACTTTTTCTGATATCTGGAGCGAGTACGATGGGGACCTGCGGGCCTTTTACGACGGCGTTGCCGCAGACATAGAGACCTACAAGAATGGAGAAGGCTTCGTCAAGGCCAAGCCCAATCAGCCGCCTAATTTCTGTCCTGTATCGTCGGTGCCGTGGCTTCATTTCACGTCCTTTTCTCAGGATACGTATGCTGAAAATTCTCTCCTGTTCCCCCTCATCCGCTTCGGAAAATTCGAGGCTGCCGGGAAAAAGGTGCTGCTGCCGCTGGCCGTCTCAGTTCATCACGCCGTGGCCGACGGGTATCACACGTGCAAGCTGATCAACGACATCGAGGCTGCCGCCGCCCGTCTGGACAGGTATTGGCAATAA
- a CDS encoding methyltransferase domain-containing protein, protein MKTQFGNILLRRRKELGFTQEYIAKALHLSAQAISKWERGKTMPDILLLPALADLLQTSTDELLGHHRQYGKTVYDDRYKADEFYWGLEPNEMCYDILRLKPPSQRRLVLDMGCGEGKDAVFLARCGYDAVGFDLAAEGIAKAKWLASQHPTAAAEFFRADMLEYVPQQEYDILFASGVLHYLPPERRGAILQEYQRCIRPGGLCALNVFVQKPFIPPPPDEEIDGGYWRSGELFSLFADWKFHRCEEIIFDCVSGGTLHQHVMDILIAEKIV, encoded by the coding sequence ATGAAGACACAATTTGGAAATATACTGCTGCGCCGCCGCAAGGAGCTGGGTTTTACGCAGGAGTATATCGCGAAGGCTCTGCACCTATCGGCTCAGGCCATTTCCAAATGGGAGCGGGGCAAGACGATGCCCGATATCCTGCTGCTGCCGGCCTTGGCGGATTTGCTGCAGACGAGCACCGACGAGCTGCTGGGGCATCATCGGCAGTATGGAAAGACTGTCTATGACGACCGGTATAAGGCCGACGAGTTTTATTGGGGCTTGGAGCCCAATGAAATGTGCTACGATATCCTGCGGCTGAAACCGCCGTCGCAGCGACGCCTGGTCCTGGATATGGGATGCGGCGAGGGAAAGGACGCCGTGTTTCTGGCGCGGTGCGGGTACGACGCTGTCGGCTTTGATTTAGCCGCCGAAGGCATAGCCAAGGCGAAATGGCTGGCGAGCCAGCATCCGACGGCGGCGGCAGAATTCTTCCGGGCCGACATGCTGGAGTATGTGCCGCAGCAGGAATATGATATACTGTTTGCAAGCGGCGTGCTGCACTATCTTCCGCCGGAGCGGCGAGGCGCCATCCTGCAGGAGTACCAGCGCTGCATCCGGCCCGGCGGCTTGTGCGCCCTGAACGTATTCGTCCAGAAGCCTTTTATTCCGCCTCCGCCTGATGAAGAGATCGACGGCGGTTATTGGCGGTCAGGCGAGCTGTTTTCGCTGTTTGCCGATTGGAAATTCCACCGCTGCGAAGAAATTATCTTCGACTGCGTCAGCGGCGGCACGCTGCATCAGCATGTGATGGATATACTGATTGCCGAAAAAATCGTATAA
- a CDS encoding GrpB family protein, whose product MAQHIIVVDYDPCWEQKYLAEAETIRAILGENCTAIFHIGSTAVKGLKAKPIIDIMPVVRDIAAVDEKQGAFEGIGYEYLGEFGMARRRYLRKGGDERTHQVHIFQETDRANIERHLAVRDFLRAHGEIARQYGALKETLARQYPYDIEGYCDGKEAFVKDLERQALRWKQNAPSSI is encoded by the coding sequence ATGGCACAACACATCATCGTCGTCGACTACGACCCTTGCTGGGAACAGAAATACCTGGCCGAAGCGGAAACCATACGCGCCATTCTGGGCGAAAACTGCACGGCAATCTTCCACATCGGCAGCACCGCCGTCAAAGGACTGAAAGCCAAGCCCATTATCGACATCATGCCCGTCGTCCGCGACATAGCCGCTGTAGACGAAAAGCAAGGCGCCTTCGAAGGAATAGGCTACGAATACTTAGGCGAATTCGGCATGGCCCGCCGGCGCTACCTGCGCAAAGGCGGCGACGAGCGGACGCACCAGGTCCATATCTTTCAGGAAACGGACAGAGCCAATATCGAACGCCATCTGGCTGTCCGCGATTTCCTGCGGGCCCACGGCGAGATCGCCCGGCAGTACGGCGCGCTGAAGGAAACCCTGGCCCGCCAATATCCCTACGACATCGAAGGCTACTGCGACGGCAAAGAGGCCTTTGTAAAAGACCTGGAGCGCCAGGCATTGCGTTGGAAACAGAACGCACCTTCATCTATTTGA
- the panB gene encoding 3-methyl-2-oxobutanoate hydroxymethyltransferase: MKNTVATLQAQKDNHDKITMLTAYDYSTAKLMDEAGINMLLVGDSLGMVMLGYEDTLPVTMEDMIHHTKAVSRGAKNAFVVGDMPFMSYQTSIYDAVYNAGRLMKEGRCHAVKLEGGMSVCPQIKAIVEAGIPVVGHIGLTPQSVNALGGFKVQGKSEEAARKLIEEAKAVEAAGAFSIVLECVPAKLAELITASLRIPILGIGAGVHCDGQILIYQDMLALFSDFTPKFAKQFANVGALMKQAFADYIKETKEGAFPGPEHGFKIDDEVIEKLKQ; encoded by the coding sequence ATGAAAAATACCGTCGCTACGCTGCAGGCGCAAAAGGACAACCACGACAAGATTACCATGCTCACGGCTTACGACTATTCGACGGCCAAGCTCATGGACGAAGCGGGCATCAACATGCTGCTCGTCGGCGATTCTCTCGGCATGGTCATGCTCGGCTACGAAGACACCCTGCCGGTCACGATGGAAGACATGATCCATCACACCAAAGCCGTATCGCGGGGCGCAAAAAACGCTTTCGTCGTCGGCGACATGCCCTTCATGTCCTACCAGACATCTATTTACGACGCCGTATACAACGCCGGCCGGCTCATGAAGGAAGGCCGCTGCCACGCCGTCAAGCTCGAAGGCGGCATGAGCGTATGCCCGCAGATTAAAGCCATCGTCGAAGCGGGAATTCCCGTCGTCGGCCACATCGGCCTGACGCCCCAGTCGGTCAACGCCTTAGGCGGCTTTAAAGTACAGGGCAAGAGCGAAGAAGCAGCCCGCAAGCTCATAGAAGAAGCCAAAGCCGTCGAGGCGGCCGGAGCCTTTTCCATCGTCCTCGAATGCGTACCGGCTAAGCTTGCCGAGCTCATTACGGCGTCCCTGCGCATCCCGATCCTCGGCATCGGCGCCGGCGTCCACTGCGACGGCCAAATCCTGATTTATCAGGACATGCTGGCCCTGTTCAGCGACTTTACGCCGAAATTCGCCAAGCAGTTCGCCAACGTCGGAGCCCTCATGAAGCAGGCCTTCGCCGACTACATCAAGGAAACAAAAGAAGGCGCCTTCCCCGGCCCGGAACACGGCTTTAAAATCGACGACGAAGTCATTGAAAAATTAAAACAGTAA
- a CDS encoding GNAT family N-acetyltransferase produces the protein MKMLYSDKRIWIEDEEGKTVGEIDFLQDQNGKYDIVHTGVDPSQQGQGTAGMLVQAAADYIRSTGRKTGASCSYASAWLKRHKEYGDIYEP, from the coding sequence ATGAAGATGTTATACAGCGACAAGCGAATTTGGATAGAAGATGAAGAGGGAAAGACTGTCGGTGAGATTGATTTCCTTCAGGATCAGAACGGGAAATACGATATTGTCCATACGGGCGTCGACCCGTCGCAGCAGGGGCAGGGAACGGCGGGAATGCTGGTGCAGGCCGCGGCGGATTACATCCGCAGTACAGGCCGTAAAACCGGCGCGTCGTGTTCCTATGCGTCGGCGTGGCTCAAACGGCATAAGGAATACGGCGATATTTACGAGCCGTAG
- a CDS encoding type II toxin-antitoxin system RelB/DinJ family antitoxin, with translation MIDEQLRKEAAAIFARMGLSEEEAVALFYKRTVEAGKMPFGPASEGPAKARQKKKRMNERFAEWDAF, from the coding sequence ATGATAGATGAACAGCTGCGCAAGGAAGCGGCGGCTATCTTTGCCCGCATGGGATTAAGCGAAGAAGAAGCCGTCGCCCTGTTCTATAAGCGCACAGTAGAAGCAGGAAAAATGCCCTTCGGCCCGGCGTCAGAAGGGCCGGCAAAGGCAAGGCAAAAGAAAAAGCGCATGAATGAACGCTTTGCTGAATGGGATGCGTTTTAA